One genomic window of Malaciobacter molluscorum LMG 25693 includes the following:
- the hyfE gene encoding hydrogenase 4 membrane subunit — MIDLLSILSIVLIISSLCVFGIRNYKIATYVYAFQTFILVMIFLFLYITYDAEQLGGWAIIAFFTKVIFVPFILLRLIKKLKVEHEDEPLLGFFISPVVAIAFSLAIAMAIYPIYLKFSLIQEHIPLIASITIFMIGIFGFILRNSAIKQILAYCTFENGIHLSLALMAYNSPEIAELGILTDAIFAVLIMAILSQRFFKYFGSLDVSKADELKG, encoded by the coding sequence ATGATTGATTTATTAAGTATTTTATCAATAGTTTTAATTATTAGTTCACTTTGTGTTTTTGGAATTAGAAATTATAAAATTGCCACATATGTGTATGCTTTTCAAACATTTATTTTAGTAATGATATTTTTATTTTTATATATAACATATGATGCTGAACAATTAGGTGGATGGGCAATAATTGCATTTTTTACAAAAGTTATTTTTGTTCCATTTATTTTATTAAGATTAATAAAAAAATTAAAAGTAGAGCATGAAGACGAACCATTACTTGGCTTTTTTATAAGTCCAGTGGTTGCTATTGCATTCTCATTAGCTATTGCTATGGCTATTTATCCAATATATTTAAAATTTTCATTAATACAAGAGCATATTCCATTGATTGCTTCAATTACAATTTTTATGATTGGTATTTTTGGTTTCATATTAAGAAATTCTGCCATCAAACAAATACTTGCTTATTGTACTTTTGAAAATGGTATACATTTATCTTTGGCATTAATGGCATATAACTCACCAGAAATAGCAGAATTAGGAATTTTAACTGATGCTATTTTTGCTGTTTTAATTATGGCTATTTTATCTCAAAGATTTTTCAAATATTTTGGTTCTTTAGATGTATCTAAAGCAGATGAATTGAAAGGATAA
- a CDS encoding alpha/beta fold hydrolase gives MTKKRVYLITGFMCDERVWNKVETLLHDSYEFIHISIPNENSFEKIVKKINIEDENINLIGFSLGGYIASYYALKNYLKINKVLVISSTLCSLNDDEIRQREFALELVKEYGFSILNDKKIKTLIENKNDNSLIALIKDMYKNNGKEKFINLLQSTTYRKDLSNMLQKSNTDFNFLYSEDDILLDKNWIDTIKENTNFLFESIPSDTHMIPLEKSDILETKIRQLF, from the coding sequence TTGACAAAAAAAAGAGTTTATTTAATAACAGGTTTTATGTGTGATGAAAGAGTTTGGAATAAAGTTGAAACTTTATTACATGACTCTTATGAATTTATACATATTTCTATACCAAATGAAAATAGTTTTGAAAAAATAGTAAAAAAAATCAATATTGAAGATGAAAATATTAATTTAATAGGTTTTTCTTTAGGTGGATATATTGCAAGTTATTATGCATTAAAAAATTATCTAAAAATAAATAAGGTTCTTGTTATTTCTTCAACTCTTTGTTCTTTAAATGATGATGAAATTAGACAAAGAGAATTTGCTTTAGAACTTGTAAAAGAGTATGGTTTTTCTATTTTAAATGATAAAAAGATTAAAACATTAATAGAAAATAAAAATGATAATTCTTTAATAGCTCTAATAAAAGATATGTATAAAAATAATGGTAAAGAAAAATTTATAAATCTACTTCAATCAACTACATATCGAAAAGATTTATCAAATATGTTACAAAAATCAAATACTGACTTTAACTTTTTGTATAGTGAAGATGATATTTTACTTGATAAAAATTGGATTGATACTATTAAAGAAAATACAAACTTTTTATTTGAAAGTATACCAAGTGATACTCATATGATACCACTAGAAAAATCTGATATTTTGGAAACTAAAATTAGACAGTTATTCTAA
- a CDS encoding Crp/Fnr family transcriptional regulator encodes MESNRLRIDSVDLSKILSKEDFSSIPIKKFKKGNLEYEDGSLTLYVFKNGKAKASIFEDGEEFILYFLQKNNIIIPETSCAIEFTEDSEVYLINAEKFATLFSYKEFSNSVIRSLKHRAELERNIIKNLVFKSCKKKVASFFIDIAKTQNNIINDKYCINIDLSVKVLSSFIGSKRQTVSTIINELKKEKIIEKIDKNKYIINDMQKLDSLE; translated from the coding sequence ATGGAATCTAACAGGCTAAGGATTGATTCAGTTGATTTATCAAAGATTTTATCAAAAGAGGATTTCTCTTCTATTCCTATTAAAAAATTCAAAAAGGGAAATTTAGAGTATGAAGATGGTTCGTTAACTCTTTATGTATTTAAAAATGGAAAAGCAAAAGCTTCAATATTTGAAGATGGAGAAGAATTTATACTCTATTTTTTACAAAAAAACAATATTATAATACCTGAAACATCTTGTGCTATTGAATTTACAGAAGATAGTGAAGTTTACTTAATTAATGCAGAAAAATTTGCTACATTATTTTCTTATAAAGAGTTTTCTAATTCTGTTATCAGATCACTAAAACACAGAGCAGAATTAGAAAGAAATATTATAAAAAACTTAGTTTTCAAAAGTTGCAAAAAGAAAGTTGCATCTTTTTTTATAGATATTGCAAAAACTCAAAATAATATTATAAATGATAAATATTGCATAAATATTGATTTATCAGTAAAAGTATTATCTAGTTTTATTGGTTCAAAAAGACAAACTGTATCTACAATTATAAATGAATTAAAAAAGGAAAAAATAATAGAAAAAATTGATAAAAACAAGTATATCATAAATGATATGCAAAAACTTGATAGTTTAGAATAA
- a CDS encoding ABC transporter permease — protein sequence MSLFIDGFNEALQLLASGNDSVYSAIAVTVTVSSWSLLISLLIGLPLGFLLGYYNFPSKPAVRTIVDTLLALPTVVIGLIAYTMLSRSGFFGSFDLLFSQKAIIIGQIVLGTPIVIALTATQVESIDKRLYVSLKGLGANKWQILITTLVEARFGLMTAAMTAYGRIVTEIGISMMVGGNIKYHTRTITTAIALETGKGEFVTGIALGLVLFIIALMVNIILSILKREWA from the coding sequence ATGAGTCTATTTATTGATGGTTTTAATGAAGCTTTACAGCTTTTAGCTTCTGGAAATGATAGTGTTTACTCTGCAATTGCAGTAACAGTCACTGTTTCATCTTGGTCTTTATTAATTAGTTTATTAATAGGATTACCTTTAGGCTTTTTGCTAGGATATTATAATTTTCCTAGCAAACCTGCAGTTAGAACTATTGTTGATACCTTACTTGCTTTGCCAACTGTAGTAATTGGGCTTATTGCATATACGATGCTTTCACGAAGTGGTTTTTTTGGTTCTTTTGATCTTTTATTTAGTCAAAAAGCAATTATTATTGGACAGATTGTTTTAGGAACACCAATTGTAATAGCATTAACTGCAACTCAAGTTGAATCTATTGATAAAAGATTATATGTTTCATTAAAAGGTTTGGGAGCAAATAAATGGCAAATATTAATAACAACATTAGTGGAAGCTAGATTTGGTCTTATGACAGCTGCTATGACTGCATATGGAAGAATTGTTACTGAAATTGGTATTTCTATGATGGTTGGTGGTAATATTAAATATCATACAAGAACTATTACAACAGCAATTGCACTTGAAACAGGAAAAGGTGAATTTGTAACTGGAATTGCGTTAGGATTAGTTTTATTTATAATTGCTTTAATGGTAAATATTATTTTATCTATATTAAAAAGGGAATGGGCATAA
- a CDS encoding respiratory chain complex I subunit 1 family protein, with translation MSSIFFMILQVIAIILVAPLFDGMARKLRAKLQSREGIPDFFQTYRDIFKLMKRARTAPNCAHWVFKTGPFTIFAAGAALLAAIPITYSTNSFAGAYSDILVFIYIGALLRFIFGATSIDSGNPFAGVGGGREQIIGIFVEPVLMISLLVVILLAKTTNLVEIQHLVRVGEIGYQTPAFAIASISFLWAMYVEAGRNPYDLAEAEQELQEGVLGEYSGSDFSLAHAALILKQFAMIGLFLTIFEPWNFENPILALIVFILKAGIFYVAAVFIDNFGPRFKILTSFKNSAIPPLIVSIIALVLYVVGV, from the coding sequence ATGAGTAGTATATTTTTTATGATATTACAAGTTATTGCAATTATTCTTGTGGCTCCTTTATTTGATGGAATGGCAAGAAAATTAAGAGCAAAACTTCAATCACGTGAAGGAATTCCTGATTTCTTTCAAACATATAGAGATATATTTAAATTGATGAAAAGAGCAAGAACTGCACCTAATTGTGCCCATTGGGTATTTAAAACTGGACCATTTACTATTTTTGCAGCAGGAGCTGCACTATTAGCTGCCATACCTATTACATATAGTACAAACAGTTTTGCAGGAGCTTATTCTGATATTTTAGTATTTATTTATATAGGAGCACTTTTAAGATTTATTTTTGGTGCAACTTCAATTGATTCAGGAAACCCTTTTGCAGGTGTTGGTGGAGGAAGAGAACAAATAATTGGTATTTTTGTTGAACCTGTACTTATGATTAGTTTATTAGTTGTTATTTTATTAGCAAAAACAACTAATTTAGTTGAAATTCAACACTTAGTAAGAGTAGGGGAAATTGGATATCAAACTCCTGCATTTGCAATTGCTTCAATCTCTTTTCTTTGGGCAATGTATGTTGAAGCTGGAAGAAATCCATATGATTTAGCAGAAGCAGAACAAGAGTTACAAGAAGGTGTTCTAGGTGAATATTCAGGTTCAGACTTTTCATTGGCACATGCAGCTTTAATTTTAAAACAGTTTGCAATGATTGGGTTATTTTTAACTATTTTTGAACCTTGGAATTTTGAAAATCCAATATTAGCTTTGATTGTTTTTATATTAAAAGCTGGAATATTTTATGTAGCTGCTGTATTTATTGATAATTTTGGACCTAGATTTAAAATATTAACAAGTTTTAAAAATAGTGCTATACCTCCATTAATAGTATCAATTATTGCATTAGTTTTATATGTGGTAGGAGTTTAA
- a CDS encoding energy-coupling factor ABC transporter ATP-binding protein codes for MKHLYELENITYFHEDKKVLNIDKLILDEKQIIGVFGPNGSGKSTLFSLISFINKPKNGNIYFQGKDSKKLEHKNKQDVVILPQNPYLLKKSVYENIIYGLKLRNDTNNLNYRVDEALSQVGLTSSFKYRYYNQLSGGEAQRVALAARLILKPKVLILDEPTSGVDTNSAQLIKEAIFLAKQKWDTTLIISSHDHNWLNHTCDKKIALFQGNLVESGSINLIFPPWQKDENANLVKEFIDNQKIVFENSNSKKKDSIVMINSKDIYINCKDEKNSLDAVISSIYKDPLENKMQVEFVIGGITFNIKLSKEEIKDNELFPGSDIKVKIDTSKVCWI; via the coding sequence ATGAAGCATCTTTATGAACTTGAAAATATTACATATTTTCATGAAGATAAAAAAGTTTTAAATATAGATAAGTTAATACTAGATGAAAAACAAATAATTGGTGTTTTTGGTCCAAATGGAAGTGGAAAATCAACTCTTTTTTCTTTAATATCTTTTATAAATAAACCAAAAAATGGAAATATATATTTTCAAGGAAAAGATAGTAAAAAATTAGAACATAAAAATAAACAAGATGTTGTTATATTACCTCAAAATCCATATTTATTAAAAAAAAGTGTTTATGAAAATATTATATATGGACTAAAATTAAGAAATGATACAAATAATTTGAATTATAGAGTAGATGAAGCTTTAAGTCAAGTTGGATTAACATCTTCTTTTAAATATAGATATTACAATCAATTGTCAGGTGGTGAAGCTCAAAGAGTTGCACTTGCTGCTAGACTTATTTTAAAACCAAAAGTTCTGATTTTAGATGAACCAACATCAGGTGTTGATACAAACTCAGCGCAATTAATAAAAGAGGCTATCTTTTTAGCTAAACAAAAATGGGATACTACTTTAATCATATCAAGTCATGATCACAATTGGTTAAATCATACTTGTGATAAAAAAATTGCCTTATTTCAAGGTAACTTAGTAGAAAGTGGGAGTATTAATCTTATATTTCCTCCTTGGCAAAAAGATGAAAATGCAAATTTGGTAAAAGAGTTTATTGATAATCAAAAGATTGTTTTTGAAAATAGTAATTCAAAGAAAAAAGATTCAATTGTTATGATTAATTCAAAAGATATTTATATAAATTGTAAAGATGAAAAGAATTCTTTAGATGCAGTAATATCTTCAATATATAAAGATCCTTTAGAAAATAAAATGCAAGTAGAATTTGTAATTGGTGGAATAACTTTTAATATCAAATTATCAAAAGAAGAAATCAAAGATAATGAATTATTCCCAGGCAGTGATATAAAAGTAAAAATTGATACGTCAAAAGTTTGTTGGATATAA
- a CDS encoding sodium-dependent tyrosine transporter, whose protein sequence is MFVKLNERVYLNMNKITRMKIDHVEDGIRVRFYEGQEQVAKSKRFEKVEDAENWLNNILEKVK, encoded by the coding sequence ATGTTTGTAAAACTAAACGAAAGAGTTTATTTAAATATGAATAAAATCACAAGAATGAAAATCGATCATGTCGAAGATGGAATTAGAGTAAGATTTTATGAGGGACAAGAACAAGTTGCAAAATCTAAAAGATTTGAAAAAGTAGAAGATGCGGAAAATTGGTTAAATAATATTTTAGAAAAAGTTAAATAA
- a CDS encoding substrate-binding domain-containing protein has translation MKKILLSTVLAAAVATSSLMAKDLMMATTTSTDNTGLLDYLAPKFQKDTGTTLKWVATGTGKALKMGSNCDVDILFVHAPASEKKFVNTGYGVDRRQVMYNDFVIIGPKKDPAHVTGLAPSKALEKIKENKSNFFSRGDNSGTNKKEISLWKKAMAKAPEKAKWYVQTGQGMLRTINMAAEKNGYTMTDRGTWIKYQSQKGDKNPMKIVVEGDKSLFNQYSVITINKDKCSKVKPKLAKQFSDWIVKDSTQKIIADFRLLGKALFIPNANK, from the coding sequence ATGAAAAAAATTTTATTATCAACAGTATTAGCAGCAGCAGTTGCTACAAGTTCTTTAATGGCAAAAGATTTAATGATGGCTACAACTACAAGTACTGATAATACTGGACTTTTAGATTATTTAGCACCAAAATTCCAAAAAGATACAGGAACTACTTTAAAATGGGTTGCAACAGGAACTGGTAAAGCTCTTAAAATGGGAAGCAATTGTGATGTTGATATTCTTTTTGTTCATGCACCAGCAAGTGAGAAAAAATTTGTAAATACAGGTTATGGAGTTGATAGAAGACAAGTTATGTATAATGACTTTGTTATTATTGGACCTAAAAAAGATCCAGCTCATGTAACAGGACTTGCTCCAAGTAAAGCATTAGAAAAAATTAAAGAAAATAAATCTAATTTCTTTAGTAGAGGTGATAACTCTGGAACTAATAAAAAAGAGATTAGTCTTTGGAAAAAAGCAATGGCAAAAGCACCAGAAAAAGCTAAATGGTATGTTCAGACAGGTCAAGGTATGTTAAGAACTATTAATATGGCTGCTGAAAAAAATGGATATACTATGACAGATAGAGGTACATGGATTAAATATCAATCTCAAAAAGGTGATAAAAACCCAATGAAAATTGTAGTTGAAGGTGATAAATCTCTATTTAATCAATATAGTGTAATTACAATTAATAAAGATAAATGTTCAAAAGTTAAACCTAAATTAGCTAAACAATTCTCAGATTGGATTGTAAAAGATTCAACTCAAAAAATTATTGCAGATTTTAGATTATTAGGAAAAGCATTATTTATTCCAAATGCAAATAAATAA
- a CDS encoding molybdopterin molybdotransferase MoeA, which translates to MSNKLTYLDFAAAVSKSLELAIPTTLTQKVSLLDSLGKVLSQDIFCIKNLPSFNNSAMDGFAIRYSDAGKTLNIKRVIYAGDKEDKVKANLKENECYKIMTGAQVPTDADTIIPIENCTNVTNTQVTIPSEIKKSSNLRLKGEEQTKGNILLKKGETITSSTITLLASQGIVMVEVFKDISIAVLSTGDELKEPWENSNDDEIYNCNSYALVSLLKENGFNATYSGVIPDNLEKSKEFISNLKNYDVVITSGGISMGDADFMAQAFLSNGLETAFHGVNIKPGRPIMMGKMQKTFVISLPGNPLTAMVNAHLFVIPVLKKIQGNSGFYHDIEKVNNQKEFKTKQGRVNVVLGSCENGGFIVTRDNKYGSGMITALYESNALLVTNEATNSIKHNQEVGVIRFNNKFLTKQVNILN; encoded by the coding sequence ATGAGCAATAAATTAACATATTTAGATTTTGCAGCAGCAGTTAGTAAGAGTTTAGAATTGGCAATACCTACAACATTAACACAAAAAGTATCTTTATTAGATTCTTTAGGAAAAGTTTTATCTCAAGATATTTTTTGTATAAAAAATTTACCTTCTTTTAATAACTCTGCAATGGATGGATTTGCAATTAGATATTCAGATGCAGGCAAAACACTTAATATTAAAAGAGTTATTTATGCTGGTGATAAAGAAGATAAAGTGAAAGCTAATTTAAAAGAGAATGAGTGTTATAAAATTATGACAGGAGCACAAGTTCCAACTGATGCTGATACTATTATTCCTATTGAAAATTGTACAAATGTAACTAATACTCAAGTTACAATTCCAAGTGAAATTAAAAAATCAAGTAATTTAAGATTAAAAGGTGAAGAGCAAACAAAAGGAAATATTCTTTTAAAAAAGGGTGAAACTATTACTTCTTCAACTATTACTCTTTTGGCTTCTCAAGGAATAGTAATGGTTGAAGTATTTAAAGATATTTCAATTGCAGTTTTATCAACTGGTGATGAGTTAAAAGAACCTTGGGAAAATTCAAATGATGATGAAATCTATAATTGTAACTCTTATGCTTTAGTCTCACTTTTAAAAGAAAATGGATTTAATGCAACATATAGTGGAGTAATACCTGATAATTTAGAAAAATCAAAAGAATTTATTTCAAATCTAAAAAATTATGATGTTGTTATTACAAGTGGTGGTATTTCTATGGGAGATGCTGATTTTATGGCTCAAGCATTTTTATCAAATGGTTTAGAAACTGCTTTTCACGGAGTAAATATAAAACCAGGAAGACCTATAATGATGGGAAAAATGCAAAAAACATTTGTTATATCACTTCCTGGTAATCCACTTACTGCTATGGTAAATGCACATTTATTTGTAATTCCTGTGCTTAAAAAAATTCAAGGTAATAGTGGTTTTTATCATGATATTGAAAAAGTAAATAATCAAAAAGAGTTTAAAACAAAACAAGGAAGAGTAAATGTGGTACTTGGATCTTGTGAAAATGGAGGTTTTATAGTTACAAGAGATAATAAATATGGTTCGGGAATGATTACTGCTTTGTATGAAAGTAATGCTTTATTAGTAACAAATGAAGCTACTAATAGTATAAAACATAATCAAGAAGTAGGTGTTATTAGATTTAATAACAAATTTTTAACTAAACAAGTAAATATTTTAAATTAA
- a CDS encoding 4Fe-4S dicluster domain-containing protein, translating to MSLPLNNKYIVANPNTCIGCATCMAACYESAHERGKLAVPRLIVTRTNSGTVPNQCRQCDDAPCANVCPVGALEFGKDSILLHEELCIGCKMCTLVCPFGAIRPEAEPMPSVDYSTEPKYNLGIESEVGAKSIAVKCDLCIGREDGPACVEVCPTEALSFENNNSIIEENAKRSLEVYVKERKKFV from the coding sequence ATGAGCTTACCGTTGAATAATAAATATATTGTTGCAAATCCAAATACTTGCATAGGCTGTGCCACTTGTATGGCGGCATGTTATGAATCTGCCCATGAAAGAGGTAAGTTAGCGGTTCCAAGATTAATTGTTACAAGAACAAATAGTGGAACTGTTCCAAATCAATGTAGACAATGTGATGATGCACCTTGTGCAAATGTTTGTCCTGTAGGAGCATTGGAATTTGGAAAAGATTCAATTTTATTACATGAAGAGTTATGTATTGGCTGCAAAATGTGTACTTTAGTTTGTCCTTTTGGTGCAATTAGACCAGAAGCAGAACCAATGCCATCGGTTGATTATTCTACAGAACCTAAATATAACTTAGGTATTGAATCAGAAGTTGGTGCAAAAAGTATAGCCGTAAAATGTGATTTATGTATAGGAAGAGAAGATGGGCCTGCCTGTGTTGAAGTTTGTCCAACAGAAGCTTTATCTTTTGAAAATAATAATAGCATAATTGAAGAAAATGCAAAAAGAAGTCTTGAAGTTTATGTAAAAGAAAGAAAAAAATTCGTATAA
- a CDS encoding proton-conducting transporter transmembrane domain-containing protein, which produces MTQVYFLYFIGCVISLLLYKQNRIAAKVGFSISAIASAYGVLYFLINIGESSSLSMFESLLYSPKLTLNPLGNFFSFIVSLIAFASSVYAIQYTQEYEKKGSLAVMAAMFNGFILSMLLLIASSDVFWFIIYWECMTLISAYLICFNDSKESLKAIMIYLGIAHLGAMCITAAFLLLSSQSGSLEFSSFEHITLTPVKASVIFILAFIGFGSKAGMFPMHVWLPKAHPAAPTNVSALMSGVMIKVALFGIIKFCLWLPVMKWWGLLIIVIGALSALLGVLYALVQHDYKALLAYHSVENIGIILLGLGTGVYGIAAHMPTLAAIGFLAGMYHILNHATFKGLLFLGAGSVLYTTHTKQMDVLGGLARKMPLTAFAFLIGSLSITAIPPLNGFISEWVTYQGMIQGALSEYMSSRMIFVIAVIALALTGALAIMCFVKVYSVIFGGTPRDEKIFNKAKEVPFTMVLGMFILVTGCLAFGLGANVVVENIMLVISSFSEPYVATNSTVITSPIGSMVSPLLILIVLAISLLIPILIVKLLNANRTKPRQTDPWACGFKYNSRMQMTASPFTGDLRRLLNWLYKSETKVVDQGYFKPVVYKTHAKDVWWDLLYAPIINLTTKSAKLISKMQNGNVNSYSLYILIALCLFVGISSVI; this is translated from the coding sequence ATGACACAAGTATATTTTTTATATTTTATTGGCTGTGTTATCTCTTTATTATTATATAAACAAAATAGAATTGCTGCAAAAGTTGGATTTTCAATCTCTGCAATTGCTTCTGCGTATGGAGTTTTATATTTTCTAATAAACATAGGTGAAAGCTCAAGTCTTTCTATGTTTGAAAGTTTATTGTATAGTCCAAAACTTACTTTAAATCCCTTAGGAAATTTTTTCTCATTTATTGTTTCACTTATAGCATTTGCATCTTCAGTATATGCAATTCAATATACTCAAGAGTATGAAAAAAAAGGAAGTCTTGCTGTTATGGCAGCTATGTTTAATGGCTTTATTTTATCAATGCTTTTATTAATTGCATCATCAGATGTATTTTGGTTTATAATTTATTGGGAATGTATGACACTTATTTCTGCATATTTAATCTGTTTTAATGACTCAAAAGAGTCGTTAAAGGCAATTATGATTTATTTAGGAATTGCTCATCTTGGTGCTATGTGTATAACTGCAGCATTTTTACTTTTATCTTCTCAAAGTGGATCTTTAGAGTTTAGTTCATTTGAACATATTACTTTAACTCCAGTAAAAGCAAGTGTGATTTTTATATTAGCTTTTATAGGTTTTGGTTCAAAAGCAGGAATGTTTCCTATGCATGTTTGGTTACCAAAAGCTCACCCAGCAGCTCCAACAAATGTATCTGCTCTTATGAGTGGGGTTATGATAAAAGTAGCATTATTTGGAATTATAAAATTTTGTTTATGGCTTCCTGTAATGAAATGGTGGGGATTATTAATTATAGTAATTGGAGCATTATCTGCTTTATTAGGAGTGTTATATGCTTTAGTTCAACATGATTATAAAGCACTGTTAGCTTATCACTCTGTTGAGAATATTGGAATTATTCTTTTAGGTTTAGGAACAGGAGTTTATGGAATTGCTGCACATATGCCTACATTAGCTGCAATTGGATTTTTAGCAGGTATGTATCATATTTTAAATCATGCAACTTTTAAAGGGTTGCTATTTTTAGGTGCAGGAAGTGTTCTTTATACAACTCATACAAAACAAATGGATGTTTTAGGTGGACTTGCTAGAAAAATGCCATTAACTGCATTTGCTTTTTTAATTGGATCTTTATCTATTACTGCAATACCTCCTTTAAATGGATTTATTAGCGAGTGGGTTACTTATCAAGGTATGATTCAAGGTGCATTATCTGAATATATGAGTAGTAGAATGATTTTTGTAATTGCTGTAATAGCTTTAGCTTTAACAGGAGCTTTGGCAATCATGTGTTTTGTAAAAGTTTATTCAGTTATTTTTGGTGGTACACCAAGAGATGAAAAAATTTTTAATAAAGCTAAAGAGGTACCTTTTACTATGGTTTTAGGTATGTTTATTCTTGTTACTGGATGTTTAGCATTTGGTTTAGGTGCAAATGTAGTAGTGGAAAATATAATGTTAGTTATATCTTCTTTTTCTGAACCTTATGTAGCTACTAATAGTACAGTAATAACTTCACCTATTGGTTCAATGGTTTCTCCATTATTAATATTAATAGTATTAGCAATTAGTTTATTAATACCAATATTAATAGTTAAATTATTAAATGCTAATAGAACTAAACCAAGACAAACTGATCCATGGGCTTGTGGTTTTAAATACAACAGTAGAATGCAAATGACTGCTTCACCTTTTACAGGAGATTTAAGAAGACTTCTAAATTGGTTATACAAAAGTGAAACAAAAGTTGTTGATCAAGGTTATTTTAAACCTGTTGTTTATAAAACACATGCAAAAGATGTATGGTGGGATTTATTATATGCCCCAATAATTAACTTGACAACAAAAAGTGCAAAGCTTATTTCAAAAATGCAAAATGGAAATGTTAATTCGTATTCATTATATATTTTAATAGCACTTTGCTTATTTGTTGGTATAAGTTCCGTTATTTAA